A single region of the Thunnus maccoyii chromosome 10, fThuMac1.1, whole genome shotgun sequence genome encodes:
- the LOC121906108 gene encoding apolipoprotein A-I-like gives MKVFVVLALAVLSGCHANLFYADAPKPQLEVLTDAFWDYIAKATETADDTLQMIRKSQLGDEINARLAKSADIASKYAVTLQEQLPPAAQDLMTKITAEADVLRNVLTQELSTVRGKLEPYTEDMKAQIQQRVEQLKQELAPYADSLDSDALRTTLIQRSEELKISLEQSVKDLQAQLGPYTDDLKQKVDQHLQNFQDSVAPMTEKVQVELTQRASLVKQIVAPYAEDLREKLDPYAQDLQAQLMSLYQSFVKAN, from the exons ATGAAGGTCTTTGTGGTACTAGCCCTTGCAGTGCTGTCTG GCTGTCATGCCAACCTCTTCTATGCTGATGCACCCAAGCCACAGCTTGAAGTGCTGACTGATGCTTTCTGGGACTACATTGCCAAGGCCACCGAGACAGCTGATGACACACTCCAGATGATCAGGAAATCACAGCTTGGAGACGAAATCAA CGCCCGCCTAGCAAAGAGTGCTGACATAGCCAGCAAGTATGCAGTCACTCTGCAGGAGCAGCTTCCCCCTGCAGCCCAGGACCTGATGACCAAGATCACCGCAGAGGCTGATGTGCTAAGAAATGTGCTGACCCAGGAACTGAGCACTGTCAGAGGAAAGCTGGAGCCCTACACCGAGGACATGAAGGCCCAGATCCAGCAGAGAGTGGAGCAGCTCAAACAAGAGCTGGCCCCCTACGCTGACTCCCTGGACTCGGATGCTCTGAGAACCACCCTGATACAGAGGAGCGAGGAGCTGAAGATCAGCCTGGAGCAGAGTGTGAAGGACCTGCAGGCTCAGCTGGGGCCATACACTGATGACCTGAAGCAGAAGGTGGACCAGCACCTGCAAAATTTCCAAGATAGCGTGGCTCCCATGACCGAGAAGGTCCAGGTTGAGCTGACCCAGAGAGCCAGTCTGGTGAAACAGATTGTGGCCCCATATGCTGAAGACCTGAGGGAAAAACTGGACCCCTACGCCCAGGACCTTCAAGCACAGCTCATGTCCCTCTACCAGTCCTTTGTCAAAGCCAACTAA
- the LOC121906131 gene encoding apolipoprotein A-I-like, translated as MKVAVVLVLAVFSGCHANLFYADAPKPQLEVLTDAFWDYVAKVTETADDTLEMIRKSQFGQDVSARLTESTDIASKYAVTLQEQLHPAAQELITKVTAEADVLRERMIQDLSTVRGKLEPYTEDMKAQIQQRVEQLKQELAPYTDSVDTEALRITLMQKSEELKTSLEQSVKDLQAQLGPYTDDLKQKVDQHLEDFKVRVAPVTEKVQSELTQRAQQVKELAAPYVEELRGKLDPYTQDLQSQLMTLYESFVKAS; from the exons ATGAAGGTCGCTGTTGTGCTCGTCCTAGCTGTTTTCAGTG GCTGTCATGCCAACCTCTTCTATGCTGATGCACCCAAGCCACAGCTGGAGGTGCTGACTGATGCTTTCTGGGACTATGTTGCCAAGGTCACTGAGACAGCTGATGACACCCTCGAGATGATCAGGAAGTCTCAATTTGGACAGGATGTCAG TGCCCGTCTGACAGAGAGCACCGACATAGCCAGCAAGTATGCAGTCACTCTGCAGGAGCAGCTTCACCCTGCAGCCCAGGAGCTCATCACCAAGGTCACCGCAGAGGCTGATGTTCTGAGAGAGCGTATGATCCAGGACCTGAGCACTGTCAGGGGAAAGCTGGAGCCCTACACCGAGGACATGAAGGCCCAGATCCAGCAGAGAGTGGAGCAGCTCAAACAGGAGCTGGCTCCCTACACAGACTCCGTTGACACTGAGGCTCTGAGAATCACCCTGATGCAGAAAAGCGAGGAGCTGAAGACCAGCCTGGAGCAGAGTGTGAAGGACCTGCAGGCTCAGCTGGGGCCATACACTGATGACCTGAAGCAGAAGGTGGACCAGCACCTGGAAGACTTCAAGGTGAGGGTGGCTCCAGTGACCGAGAAGGTCCAGAGTGAGCTGACTCAGAGAGCCCAGCAGGTGAAAGAACTGGCAGCCCCCTACGTTGAAGAACTGAGGGGAAAGCTGGACCCCTACACTCAGGACCTCCAGTCCCAGCTCATGACCCTCTACGAGTCCTTTGTCAAAGCCAGCTAA
- the apoeb gene encoding apolipoprotein Eb: MKAVALILALAVITGCNARAVRQADATPNRWEESVDRFWQYVSELNQQADGVVETLKTSQLTRELDTLITDTMAELTVYKDEIQTKVTEASTGQLSEDLQLLANKLQKDMLDAKERSTEYLGELKTMMEQNTDDVRSRISTYTHKLKKRLNKDTEEIRNTVATYLGELQSRTSQNLDAVKERVEPYVNQASDTATKKLSDISVMLKSQAEGLGQQLETQAEGLKTQLEATAQDLRTSLEGKIDELTELFSPYATQIREQVESIIDKVKETASA, from the exons ATGAAGGCCGTAGCTCTGATCCTTGCTTTGGCAGTCATCACTG GCTGCAATGCCCGTGCTGTGCGCCAGGCAGATGCCACCCCAAACCGCTGGGAGGAATCTGTGGATCGTTTCTGGCAGTATGTCTCTGAACTGAACCAACAAGCCGATGGAGTTGTGGAGACCCTCAAGACCTCTCAGCTCACCAGAGAGCTAGA cACTCTGATCACCGACACCATGGCAGAGCTGACAGTATACAAAGATGAAATCCAGACCAAGGTCACTGAGGCCTCCACTGGCCAGCTGTCCGAGGACCTGCAGCTTCTGGCCAACAAACTGCAAAAGGACATGCTTGATGCCAAGGAGCGCAGCACTGAGTATCTGGGTGAGCTCAAGACCATGATGGAGCAGAACACCGATGATGTCCGCAGCCGCATCAGCACCTACACCCACAAGCTGAAGAAACGCCTGAACAAGGACACTGAGGAGATCCGCAA CACTGTGGCCACCTACTTGGGTGAGCTCCAGTCCCGCACCTCCCAGAACCTGGATGCTGTGAAGGAGCGCGTTGAGCCCTACGTCAATCAGGCCAGTGACACAGCCACCAAGAAGCTGTCCGACATCTCTGTCATGCTGAAGAGCCAGGCTGAGGGTCTGGGCCAGCAGCTGGAGACCCAGGCTGAGGGCCTGAAGACCCAACTGGAGGCCACTGCCCAGGACCTGCGCACCTCCCTGGAAGGCAAGATCGACGAGCTGACCGAGTTGTTCTCCCCCTATGCCACCCAGATTCGTGAGCAGGTTGAGAGCATCATAGACAAGGTCAAGGAGACCGCCAGTGCCTAA